In Jejubacter calystegiae, the following are encoded in one genomic region:
- a CDS encoding MFS transporter, with product MGALLALAMTGFICIVTETLPAGLLPQLAEGLNISRPLAGQLVTAYAIGSLIAAIPLTIATRSWRRRSVLLLTIVGFLIFNTVTALSFNVWLTLLARFFAGVSAGLAWSLLAGYARRMVPDFMQGRAMAVAMVGTPVALSLGVPAGTWLGNLVGWRMAFGVMSILTLGLIGWVLAKVPDYPGESGAKALGLRPVLSTPGVRSILSVVIVWMLAHNILYTYIADFVSLSGLLAHVDVILLVFGLSALVGIGFAGRFVDRWLRLCVLVSLAIFALVALLFALFPVQTMVIYAGVALWGITFGGAATLLQTALADSAGDGADVALSMNVVAWNSAIAGGGIVGGLLLNRWGADSFPWALLILLAAGFCIALAARRHGFRPGARTGTL from the coding sequence ATGGGAGCGCTGCTGGCGCTGGCGATGACGGGATTTATCTGTATCGTGACCGAAACCCTGCCAGCGGGACTGCTACCGCAACTGGCGGAAGGGCTGAATATATCCCGGCCCCTGGCTGGACAGCTGGTTACGGCTTACGCCATCGGCTCGCTGATAGCCGCCATCCCGCTCACCATCGCCACCCGTAGCTGGCGTCGCCGTTCTGTGTTGCTGCTGACTATCGTGGGATTTCTTATCTTCAACACTGTTACCGCGCTGTCGTTTAACGTCTGGCTGACGCTGCTGGCGCGCTTTTTCGCCGGGGTTTCCGCCGGGCTGGCCTGGAGCCTGCTGGCCGGGTATGCACGACGGATGGTGCCGGATTTCATGCAAGGAAGAGCGATGGCGGTAGCCATGGTCGGCACGCCGGTGGCGCTGTCGCTTGGCGTACCGGCGGGAACCTGGCTGGGTAACCTGGTGGGATGGCGTATGGCCTTTGGCGTGATGTCGATACTGACGCTGGGGTTGATCGGCTGGGTGCTGGCAAAGGTGCCTGACTATCCTGGCGAATCCGGCGCTAAGGCCCTGGGGCTGCGCCCGGTGCTCAGTACGCCTGGCGTTCGTTCGATACTGAGCGTGGTGATTGTCTGGATGCTGGCCCACAACATTCTCTACACCTATATCGCTGACTTCGTGTCGCTGTCGGGGTTACTGGCGCACGTGGATGTGATCCTGCTGGTTTTTGGCCTTTCGGCGCTGGTGGGAATTGGGTTTGCGGGGCGATTTGTGGATCGCTGGCTGCGGCTGTGCGTACTGGTCAGTCTGGCGATTTTTGCGCTGGTCGCCCTGTTGTTTGCCCTGTTCCCCGTTCAGACCATGGTTATCTATGCCGGTGTTGCGCTCTGGGGGATCACCTTTGGCGGTGCGGCCACGCTGTTGCAGACCGCGCTGGCGGATAGCGCCGGCGACGGCGCCGATGTCGCCCTGTCGATGAATGTGGTGGCCTGGAATAGCGCAATTGCCGGTGGCGGCATTGTTGGGGGGCTGTTGCTGAACCGCTGGGGGGCTGACTCCTTTCCCTGGGCGCTGCTGATTTTGCTGGCGGCAGGATTCTGTATCGCGCTGGCGGCCCGGCGCCACGGTTTTCGTCCGGGTGCCCGTACCGGCACTCTGTAA
- a CDS encoding TetR/AcrR family transcriptional regulator: MAKTGRPRTFDREEAVEQAMYLFWQNGYESTSLSQLKAAIAGGITAPSFYAAFGSKEALFLECAQRYLATWAHVTECLWDTDLPPRTAIETALLQSARMQCGEGHPKGCMVGLGTMSAPSEKNAAITEPLTRSRARTRAGITACIKRGIASGELRAGTNIAALTTVFDSFLLGLSILARDDVALDAMEGAISLVMRNWDAETRD, translated from the coding sequence ATGGCGAAAACGGGTCGACCGCGGACATTCGACCGCGAAGAAGCAGTAGAGCAGGCAATGTATCTGTTCTGGCAGAACGGCTATGAATCCACCTCCCTGAGCCAGTTGAAAGCGGCCATTGCAGGAGGGATCACCGCGCCCAGTTTTTACGCCGCATTCGGCTCCAAAGAAGCCCTGTTTCTGGAGTGCGCGCAGCGCTATCTGGCCACCTGGGCCCACGTGACGGAATGTCTGTGGGATACCGATCTTCCCCCTCGTACAGCGATAGAAACCGCGCTTCTCCAGTCGGCCAGAATGCAGTGCGGCGAAGGGCATCCTAAAGGCTGTATGGTTGGGTTAGGCACCATGAGCGCCCCATCAGAAAAAAACGCCGCGATTACCGAACCCCTGACCCGCTCCCGGGCGCGTACCCGGGCAGGTATTACCGCCTGTATTAAACGCGGCATTGCCAGCGGCGAATTGCGTGCCGGTACCAACATCGCGGCACTGACCACGGTTTTCGACAGTTTTCTGCTGGGGCTGTCGATACTGGCCAGAGACGACGTCGCTCTCGATGCGATGGAGGGCGCCATCTCCCTGGTCATGCGTAACTGGGACGCAGAAACCCGGGACTAA
- a CDS encoding LysR substrate-binding domain-containing protein yields MQDLNELYYYAKVVERGGFAEAARATGIPRSTLSRRIAALEERLGVRLIQRSTRRFNVTDIGWEYYQHCQALLVDAQAAQAVIDRASDTPRGTIRLSCHVVLLHAHVGDILADYMRRYPDVMVEVEATNRRVDVIGEGLDLALRVLPPPLEDSELVIKVLGESHQLLVAHPDLLARYGEPQSLESLVQLPLLGAGQGEERLYRQWRLMNAEGEERLLTYRPRLASDDLVLLRQAALAGNGVTILPHMMIRDDLLTGQLVNILPQWRPAQRIIHALYPSRRGQMPAVRHFLAFLAGALGDI; encoded by the coding sequence ATGCAGGATCTCAACGAATTGTATTACTACGCCAAAGTGGTGGAGCGGGGCGGATTCGCCGAAGCGGCCCGGGCCACTGGCATTCCCCGCTCCACGCTCAGTCGCCGCATCGCGGCACTGGAAGAGCGGCTGGGCGTCAGACTTATCCAACGCTCGACCCGTCGTTTTAACGTTACCGATATCGGCTGGGAGTATTACCAGCACTGTCAGGCGCTACTGGTGGATGCCCAGGCGGCTCAGGCGGTGATCGACAGGGCCAGCGATACGCCGCGCGGCACCATTCGCCTGAGCTGCCACGTGGTCCTGCTGCATGCTCACGTTGGCGATATCCTGGCCGACTATATGCGGCGCTATCCGGATGTGATGGTAGAGGTGGAAGCGACCAATCGCCGGGTGGATGTCATTGGTGAAGGGCTGGATCTGGCGCTGCGGGTGCTGCCGCCGCCGTTGGAAGACAGCGAACTGGTGATCAAGGTACTGGGGGAAAGCCATCAGCTACTGGTGGCCCATCCGGATCTGCTGGCGCGCTATGGCGAGCCGCAAAGTCTGGAATCTCTGGTGCAGTTGCCGCTGCTGGGCGCCGGTCAGGGAGAAGAGCGGCTCTATCGCCAGTGGCGCCTGATGAATGCCGAAGGGGAAGAGCGGTTGCTGACCTACCGCCCGCGGCTCGCCAGCGACGATCTGGTGCTTCTGCGTCAGGCCGCGCTTGCGGGCAACGGCGTCACCATTCTGCCGCATATGATGATTCGTGACGACCTGCTGACCGGGCAGTTAGTGAATATTCTGCCCCAGTGGCGTCCGGCGCAGCGCATTATTCATGCCCTTTATCCCTCCCGTCGCGGTCAGATGCCCGCGGTGCGCCACTTTCTGGCCTTCCTGGCCGGGGCTTTGGGGGATATTTAA
- a CDS encoding HlyD family secretion protein has product MSVTPEQRFRRWTRCSLLLAVLTFGYFVVADILMPLTPHSRLLHRVIPVAPEVSGRVVEVSVKNHQYVHAGDVLFVLDDSDYRTALHDAELSLQQTQDQNRELDASLAEARASLAQAEAAWRVASNDAHRYRSLGGVAVSRQEVDKAVGSEREYAAQIAQARARIHSLEIQRGLSGEANLHVRQARSAIHLAQINLDRTRVRALESGYVSNLNLEPGDYASTSSPLLSLVSPRAQIYADFREKSLRHAGAGSNARVVFDALPGEVFNAQLVSAEAGIADGQILADGKLAATEAGDRWVRDAQRQRVYLELEETLPVNLPSGARATVQILPLHHPLLRPLAWLQIHTVALLHYVY; this is encoded by the coding sequence ATGTCCGTTACCCCCGAACAACGCTTCCGCCGCTGGACGCGTTGCTCTTTACTACTGGCCGTACTGACCTTCGGCTACTTTGTGGTGGCCGATATTCTGATGCCTCTGACGCCCCATTCTCGCCTGTTGCACCGGGTGATTCCGGTCGCTCCGGAGGTGAGCGGTCGGGTGGTGGAGGTGAGCGTTAAAAACCATCAGTATGTTCACGCCGGCGATGTGCTGTTCGTTCTGGATGACAGCGATTACCGCACCGCGCTTCACGATGCCGAACTTAGCCTGCAGCAAACCCAGGATCAGAACCGGGAGCTGGATGCCTCACTGGCCGAAGCCCGGGCCAGCCTGGCGCAGGCCGAAGCGGCCTGGCGAGTCGCCAGCAATGACGCCCACCGCTACCGCAGTCTGGGAGGCGTCGCCGTTTCTCGTCAGGAGGTGGATAAAGCCGTCGGCAGCGAGCGGGAATACGCCGCGCAAATCGCTCAGGCCAGAGCGCGCATTCACAGTCTGGAGATCCAGCGTGGCCTTTCGGGCGAAGCCAACCTGCACGTGCGTCAGGCCCGCAGCGCCATTCATCTGGCCCAGATCAACCTGGATAGAACCCGGGTGCGGGCGCTGGAGTCCGGCTATGTCAGTAACCTGAACCTGGAGCCCGGCGACTATGCCAGCACCAGTTCGCCGCTGCTGAGTCTGGTCAGCCCCCGGGCACAGATTTACGCCGACTTCCGCGAGAAATCGCTGCGCCACGCCGGGGCTGGCAGCAATGCCCGGGTGGTCTTTGATGCCCTGCCGGGCGAGGTGTTCAACGCTCAACTGGTGTCCGCCGAAGCGGGGATCGCCGACGGGCAGATTCTGGCGGACGGTAAGCTGGCGGCCACCGAGGCGGGCGATCGCTGGGTGCGTGATGCTCAGCGTCAGCGGGTCTACCTCGAACTGGAAGAAACGTTGCCGGTAAATCTGCCCAGCGGCGCCCGTGCGACCGTTCAGATTCTGCCTCTTCACCACCCGCTGCTCAGACCGCTGGCCTGGCTACAGATTCACACCGTCGCGTTGTTACACTATGTCTACTGA
- a CDS encoding DUF2955 domain-containing protein, which produces MSTEQALHHLDENGLQQVKRLVLGALAGFVIPKFFAWDYGSYFAIYPMILMGLVPVLTPHVVRQFLFSGCFNVLVTVVIADIFINQPALMVLLMLLVNLFCFWLMASGIAFLAGAQSLLAIHAMVHLGSYHDTPLTDLCQSHLAATALALASAFVAYWLFPDREPRPTPPQITKDSNTLRHQITIGTLLATLSFLAFQLFDEKDSLAAQAATLLILFPMRWQGIYAISIHRIFGTLIGSASAILIQALLFTWGENLTLMSLFYGLGVAWFAAEHVRERSGPVQGFCAMTALAIFFGLKTPGSDVFYGALYRFSSVCVAIACTLACGFLLHQMLEKVWPQQH; this is translated from the coding sequence ATGTCTACTGAACAAGCTCTTCACCATCTTGATGAGAATGGCCTGCAACAGGTAAAACGCCTGGTACTGGGCGCGCTGGCCGGTTTCGTTATCCCCAAATTTTTTGCCTGGGATTACGGATCTTACTTCGCCATTTATCCGATGATCCTGATGGGGCTGGTGCCGGTGCTTACGCCACACGTGGTACGCCAGTTTCTGTTTAGCGGCTGCTTTAACGTGCTGGTGACGGTGGTTATCGCCGACATCTTTATCAATCAACCGGCGCTGATGGTGTTATTGATGCTACTGGTGAATTTGTTCTGCTTCTGGCTGATGGCCAGCGGTATAGCCTTTCTGGCGGGCGCCCAGTCGCTGCTGGCGATTCACGCCATGGTGCATCTGGGCAGCTATCACGACACGCCGCTGACCGATTTGTGTCAGTCACACCTGGCAGCTACCGCACTGGCGCTGGCCAGCGCTTTCGTTGCTTACTGGCTGTTTCCGGACCGCGAGCCTCGCCCGACACCGCCGCAAATAACCAAAGACAGCAATACGCTACGCCACCAGATTACCATTGGAACCCTACTGGCGACCCTGTCGTTTCTGGCTTTCCAGCTATTTGACGAGAAAGATTCGCTGGCGGCACAGGCGGCAACGCTGCTGATCCTGTTTCCCATGCGCTGGCAGGGCATTTACGCCATCAGCATCCACCGCATTTTCGGGACGCTAATCGGTTCTGCCAGCGCCATTCTGATTCAGGCGCTGCTGTTTACCTGGGGGGAAAATCTGACGCTGATGAGCCTGTTCTACGGCCTGGGCGTGGCCTGGTTCGCGGCAGAGCACGTGCGGGAACGCAGCGGTCCGGTGCAGGGCTTTTGCGCCATGACGGCGCTGGCTATCTTTTTCGGGCTAAAGACGCCGGGTTCGGATGTCTTTTACGGTGCGCTTTATCGTTTCTCTTCCGTGTGCGTCGCCATTGCCTGCACCCTGGCGTGCGGCTTTCTACTGCATCAGATGCTTGAGAAAGTCTGGCCTCAGCAGCACTGA
- the parA gene encoding ParA family partition ATPase: MTKIIAFLNGKGGVGKTTAAVNVATAIARKGYSVAVVDTDPQQSISNWYEESKCQFDLTEAASEKEVYQVRKALKSYDYVIIDGAAAISAISAAAVMVSDLVLIPVTPSPLDFAACSAILAVLEARQDLQPVVARFFITRKVQKARMLSVLKASIADTGVPALRTGMAQRQSYVRVMLDGSTVFDTDDGAAKGEIEVLTNEILELLV, translated from the coding sequence ATGACTAAGATTATCGCTTTTCTGAACGGGAAAGGCGGCGTGGGAAAAACCACTGCGGCGGTGAATGTGGCAACCGCCATTGCTCGCAAAGGCTACTCGGTCGCTGTTGTCGACACCGATCCCCAGCAGAGCATCAGCAACTGGTATGAAGAGAGTAAGTGCCAGTTTGATCTGACCGAAGCGGCCAGTGAAAAAGAGGTTTACCAGGTCCGTAAGGCGTTAAAATCCTATGATTATGTCATCATCGACGGCGCCGCCGCGATTTCAGCCATTTCGGCTGCGGCGGTGATGGTTTCCGACCTGGTGCTGATTCCTGTCACCCCTTCCCCGCTGGATTTCGCCGCCTGTAGCGCGATTCTCGCTGTGCTGGAAGCGCGACAGGATCTGCAACCCGTCGTCGCTCGTTTCTTTATTACCCGTAAAGTGCAGAAAGCGCGCATGCTGTCGGTACTTAAAGCCTCCATCGCCGATACCGGCGTACCGGCGCTACGCACCGGCATGGCCCAGCGCCAGAGCTATGTACGAGTGATGCTGGACGGCAGTACCGTATTCGATACCGATGACGGTGCCGCAAAAGGGGAGATTGAAGTGCTGACCAACGAGATACTGGAGCTGCTGGTATGA